The following coding sequences lie in one Camelus bactrianus isolate YW-2024 breed Bactrian camel chromosome 8, ASM4877302v1, whole genome shotgun sequence genomic window:
- the ERMARD gene encoding endoplasmic reticulum membrane-associated RNA degradation protein isoform X8 has translation MEILIEDPVTTCLSPPVHDMICKLGFEVQENRDISSIVTQDGEVCWKTITDCLTYTESAQGLDLGGSVRLLGPVCEAVHLHLLSLSKAQFEVRYAPWFQWTGVPELFPEIMDTLDSLESPAVSLSLMKLTSCLERALGDVFLLIGKECPFLLRDLLASEELARVFGPPVMDVLRVFIGSPHGLNLRNVLWHGFAAPQELPPKYCAMMVLLTAGLGQLLQGHLRQTGRTLAHRPFVTLTNLEDLIVFPDVTHEALAVLEEVMRKSAFALKPMVPCWEAALVKFKSHRFADCAILLLTQLEAGLRKVFATVNACPSRLLTAESTALYTTFDEILAKHLNDGKINQLPLFLGEPAMEFLWDFLNHQEGPRVRDRLSHGEVSLPEFPREAANQLLAFSFVLLLRLTDEDLLPVFKEKAMVRSLMGLAEGYVARCHPASRLKKQVLSCEESLRAWPLLPLPKGAGGEAAQLESNSETNDCKSLITDIMAELCRHLPAKLCVPPDLDSPPGRWPQLLRELCGIPVPTLFCPRTVLEVLTVFRKIGACCCRVSGQVTASWERRHQQWVDRSLRSRQRRNYLRMASSVKVLSPVLYLILLLIALELVNIHTIGGKNTSEYQQYLRFLKSVLQYTENLAASTSQDQNKWDEAVSLTHAALLKMWTFSEKKQMLIHLAKKPTSKVIQVLSSLTWMR, from the exons CGCAGGGTCTGGATCTCGGGGGCAGCGTGCGGCTGCTGGGCCCCGTGTGTGAGGCTGTCCACTTGCACTTGCTGTCTCTGAGCAAGGCGCAGTTTGAAGTTCGATACGCACCATGGTTCCAGTGGACGGGTGTTCCGGAG TTATTTCCTGAAATAATGGACACCTTGGACAGTCTTGAGTCTCCTGCTGTGTCTCTGAGCTTGATGAAACTAACGTCGTGTCTGGAacgagccctgggtgat GTATTTTTACTGATCGGGAAGGAGTGCCCCTTTCTTCTAAGAGACCTGCTTGCGTCTGAGGAGCTGGCCCGAGTCTTCGGGCCGCCCGTG ATGGACGTGCTGAGAGTCTTCATTGGCTCTCCCCATGGGCTGAACCTCCGCAACGTCTTGTGGCACGGCTTCGCGGCCCCCCAGGAGCTCCCCCCAAA ATACTGTGCGATGATGGTGCTGCTGACAGCGGGGCTGGGTCAGCTCCTGCAGGGGCACCTTCGGCAGACTGGGCGCACACTAGCCCACCGCCCCTTCGTGACTCTTACAAACTTGGAGGATCTGATCGTTTTCCCTG ACGTCACTCATGAGGCGCTCGCTGTCCTAGAAGAAGTGATGAGGAAGTCCGCCTTCGCGCTGAAACCCATGGTGCCGTGTTGGGAGGCTGCTCTCGTCAAGTTCAAGTCTCACAG GTTTGCTGACTGCGCCATCCTGTTGCTGACGCAGCTGGAGGCGGGGCTTAGGAAGGTCTTTGCCACGGTTAACGCGTGTCCGAGCAGACTGCTGACTGCCGAG tCAACAGCTCTGTATACTACCTTTGATGAA atATTGGCAAAACACTTGAATGATGGTAAAATCAATCAACTTCCTCTTTTCCTTGGAGAGCCCGCAATG GAATTTCTCTGGGATTTCCTGAACCATCAGGAGGGTCCCCGTGTGAGAGACCGTTTAAGCCACGGGGAAGTCAGCTTGCCCGAGTTTCcaagggaggcagcaaaccagcTGCTTGCCTTTTCCTTCGTGCTTTTACTGAGACTCACTGACGAAGACCTGCTGCCAGTTTTCAAG GAGAAGGCCATGGTGAGATCGCTGATGGGTCTCGCAGAGGGCTACGTTGCTCGCTGCCATCCAGCATCTCGGCTTAAAAAGCAG GTTCTGAGCTGTGAGGAGAGCCTCagggcttggcctctgctgcctttGCCCAAAGGAGCTGGAGGGGAAGCTGCCCA gttgGAAAGTAACTCTGAAACAAATGACTGCAAGTCTTTAATCACAGACATCATGGCTGAGCTGTGTCGCCACCTCCCTGCGAAGCTCTGTGTCCCCCCTGACTTGGACAGCCCTCCTGGGAG GTGGCCCCAGCTGCTCCGTGAACTCTGCGGCATCCCTGTCCCGACCCTGTTCTGCCCCAGAACCGTCCTGGAGGTGCTCACCGTCTTCCGGAAGATCGGTGCCTGCTGCTGCCGCGTGTCTGGCCAGGTCACCGCCTCCTGGGAGCGGAGGCACCAGCAGTGGGTGGACCGGAGCCTCCGCTCGCGGCAGAGGCGGAACTACCTGCGCATGGCGAGCAG TGTTAAGGTTCTGTCTCCTGTGCTCTACCTGATTTTATTGCTGATTGCTCTGGAATTGGTCAACATTCACACGATTGGTGGGAAGAATACTTCAGAGTATCAGCAGTATCTGAG GTTCTTGAAGTCCGTCTTGCAGTACACGGAGAACCTGGCGGCTTCCACCAGCCAAGACCAGAACAAGTGGGATGAAGCTGTCAGTCTTACACACGCAGCCTTGTTGAAAATGTGGACTTTTAGTGAGAAGAAACAAATGCTAATACATTTAGCCAAGAAACCCACAAGTAAAGTGATCCA